Proteins encoded by one window of Enterococcus faecalis:
- a CDS encoding O-methyltransferase, whose protein sequence is MRNEMMHRPVVKPELVEYMRTKQKKLPGELGAVEAEANEAGVPIIPHETVVFLQFLLGQLKPKNILEIGAAIGFSSSLMAQFVGEDGHVTTIDRFDVMIKKAKKTYQRLDLEEKVTLLEGQAAEILPTLEGPYDFIFMDSAKSKYIEFLPECLRLLPVGGVLMVDDVFQAGTILDPAEEVPKKNRAIHRKLNQFLDVVMAHPDLTSTLVPLGDGVILITKEKETIILDS, encoded by the coding sequence ATGAGAAACGAAATGATGCATCGACCAGTCGTTAAACCAGAACTGGTTGAGTATATGCGTACAAAACAAAAGAAACTTCCCGGAGAATTAGGTGCAGTGGAGGCGGAAGCCAATGAAGCAGGGGTGCCGATTATTCCGCACGAAACAGTAGTTTTTCTACAATTTTTGCTAGGACAACTAAAGCCCAAAAATATTTTAGAAATCGGGGCAGCAATTGGTTTTTCTTCAAGCTTGATGGCCCAATTTGTCGGTGAAGATGGTCACGTGACCACGATTGATCGTTTTGACGTAATGATAAAAAAAGCGAAGAAAACTTACCAACGCCTGGACTTAGAAGAAAAGGTCACTCTTTTAGAAGGACAAGCAGCTGAGATTCTACCAACGTTGGAAGGACCTTATGACTTTATTTTTATGGATAGTGCCAAATCAAAATACATTGAATTTTTACCTGAATGTTTACGGTTGCTACCAGTTGGCGGCGTTTTGATGGTGGATGATGTATTTCAAGCTGGGACAATTTTAGACCCTGCTGAGGAAGTACCGAAAAAAAATCGAGCGATTCATCGTAAATTAAACCAATTTTTAGATGTAGTCATGGCGCACCCTGATTTAACTTCTACTTTAGTTCCTCTTGGTGATGGAGTTATTTTAATTACCAAAGAGAAAGAAACGATTATTTTAGATAGTTAA
- a CDS encoding lipoate--protein ligase — protein MIFVPNENNDPRVNLAIETYLLTEMPLDEPILLFYINEPSIIIGRNQNTIEEINKEYVDEHGIHVVRRLSGGGAVYHDHGNLNFSFIMPDDGNSFRDFAKVTQPIIQALHDLGVEGAELKGRNDLVINDMKFSGNAMYATNGRMFAHGTLMFDSDIDEVVNTLKVRKDKIESKGIKSVRSRVTNIKPFLSEDKQEMTTEEFRQEILLKIFGVDSIDQVKTYELTDQDWAAINKISEQYYRNWDWNYGKSPAFNLERRHRFPIGSIEMKMNVADGAIQEIKIFGDFFGLGEIKDVEDILTGVKYDKASLEEAIDQIDVKKYFGNIEKEDLLGLIY, from the coding sequence GTGATTTTTGTACCGAATGAAAATAATGACCCACGAGTGAACTTAGCAATTGAAACATATTTGTTAACAGAAATGCCTTTAGATGAGCCCATTCTTTTATTTTACATTAACGAGCCGTCAATCATTATTGGCCGTAACCAAAATACAATTGAAGAAATTAACAAAGAATATGTAGATGAGCACGGCATTCATGTTGTTCGTCGCTTAAGTGGCGGCGGCGCCGTTTATCATGATCATGGTAATTTGAATTTTAGTTTTATTATGCCAGATGACGGCAACTCTTTCCGTGATTTTGCGAAAGTTACCCAACCAATTATTCAAGCATTGCACGACTTAGGCGTTGAAGGTGCCGAATTAAAAGGGCGCAATGACCTAGTGATTAATGATATGAAGTTTTCAGGAAATGCGATGTACGCTACCAACGGCCGCATGTTTGCACATGGAACCTTAATGTTTGATAGTGATATTGATGAAGTTGTAAATACATTGAAAGTACGGAAAGATAAAATCGAATCTAAAGGTATCAAGTCTGTTCGTTCACGGGTAACAAACATTAAACCATTTTTATCTGAAGATAAACAAGAGATGACAACGGAAGAATTCCGCCAAGAAATTCTTTTGAAAATTTTCGGCGTAGATTCGATCGACCAAGTTAAAACGTATGAATTAACTGATCAAGACTGGGCGGCTATTAACAAAATTTCAGAGCAATACTATCGCAATTGGGATTGGAATTATGGTAAATCACCTGCATTTAACTTAGAACGTCGCCATCGTTTTCCAATTGGTTCAATTGAAATGAAAATGAATGTGGCGGATGGTGCCATTCAAGAAATTAAAATTTTTGGGGACTTCTTTGGGCTTGGTGAAATTAAAGATGTTGAAGATATTTTAACCGGCGTGAAATATGATAAAGCTTCTTTAGAAGAAGCTATTGATCAAATTGACGTTAAAAAATACTTTGGCAATATCGAAAAAGAAGATTTGCTTGGGTTAATTTATTAA
- a CDS encoding M42 family metallopeptidase has product MDAKEEKMLIDLTSAKGIAGNEDEVRSLFKKYAAPYADKFLYDGLGSIIAKNVGDKEGPKVYISGHMDEVGFMVTQITEKGFLKFQTVGGWWGQVMLAQQVQIKTTTGKVYHGVIGSKPPHVLTAEVRNKPYEIADMFIDIGASSDQQVAEWGIHPGDMVTPYIDYRRMNDTKFLLAKAWDNRIGTAVSLKVLENLATEGHPNILFAGSDVQEEVGLRGAQTSTHLVNPDIAFALDTGTAGDTPGMTPKEADSVLGEGPQILIYDASMIPHKKLRDFVIQVAEENNIPFQYTVITGGGTDAGRMHLTRNGIPSLAITVPVRYLHSHTSVIHEDDYFNTVKLVTEVVKRLDKETVAKLTSY; this is encoded by the coding sequence ATGGATGCAAAAGAAGAAAAAATGTTAATTGATTTAACAAGTGCTAAAGGGATTGCTGGGAATGAAGACGAAGTACGTTCGTTATTTAAAAAGTATGCAGCACCGTATGCGGATAAATTTTTATATGATGGCCTTGGCAGTATTATTGCAAAAAATGTTGGTGATAAAGAAGGACCAAAAGTCTACATTTCTGGGCATATGGATGAAGTCGGTTTCATGGTTACCCAAATCACAGAAAAAGGCTTTTTAAAATTTCAAACCGTTGGTGGTTGGTGGGGGCAAGTGATGTTGGCCCAACAAGTTCAGATTAAAACTACGACTGGTAAGGTTTACCATGGTGTCATTGGGTCTAAACCACCGCATGTGTTAACAGCGGAAGTTCGTAACAAACCCTATGAGATTGCAGATATGTTTATTGATATTGGTGCAAGTAGCGATCAACAAGTTGCAGAATGGGGGATTCATCCAGGGGATATGGTGACACCATATATTGACTATCGTCGCATGAATGATACAAAATTTTTATTGGCAAAAGCGTGGGATAACCGAATTGGTACGGCCGTTTCATTAAAAGTTTTAGAAAATTTAGCGACAGAAGGGCACCCCAATATTTTATTTGCAGGCAGTGATGTGCAAGAAGAAGTGGGGCTACGCGGTGCGCAAACAAGTACGCATCTTGTGAATCCAGACATAGCGTTTGCTTTAGACACAGGAACAGCTGGTGACACACCAGGAATGACACCTAAAGAAGCCGACTCTGTTTTAGGTGAAGGGCCACAAATTTTGATTTATGATGCATCAATGATTCCGCATAAAAAATTACGTGATTTTGTTATTCAAGTGGCGGAAGAAAATAACATTCCCTTCCAATATACAGTGATTACAGGGGGAGGTACGGATGCTGGCCGCATGCATTTAACGCGCAACGGGATTCCATCATTAGCCATCACGGTGCCTGTTAGATATCTGCATTCACATACCTCAGTTATTCATGAAGATGATTATTTCAACACAGTCAAATTAGTCACAGAAGTGGTGAAACGTCTAGATAAAGAAACAGTCGCTAAATTGACTAGTTATTAG
- the dltC gene encoding D-alanine--poly(phosphoribitol) ligase subunit DltC — MNIQETVLNILEDITGTDEVVNNQDIQLFEEGLLDSLATVQLLVEIEGQLGIQVPVSDFDREVWGTPKQIIQQVEALQ; from the coding sequence ATGAACATTCAAGAAACAGTATTAAACATTTTAGAAGATATTACAGGAACAGACGAAGTTGTGAACAATCAAGACATTCAATTATTTGAAGAAGGATTATTGGACTCTTTAGCAACGGTTCAATTATTAGTAGAAATTGAAGGACAATTAGGAATCCAAGTTCCTGTATCAGACTTTGACCGTGAAGTATGGGGAACACCAAAACAAATCATTCAACAAGTGGAAGCTTTACAATAA
- the dltD gene encoding D-alanyl-lipoteichoic acid biosynthesis protein DltD, translating to MSRKKRLIRILGPVLCSAVLVAVFFFAPFRINLTSEKTLKEASTSMAPNVLKGNVIKNKAVASGKYVPFFGSSELSRFSAFHPSVLSEKYQRNYRPFLLGEAGTQSLTQAMVIHSMGDAIANKKAVFILSPQWFVKKGVPNDSFGAHYSQLQTYQWLANLTELTSGDQYLAQRLTKFPVVQKDKVLMETLANLQAGQLPQRSQRDYFIMNLRFLNREDELFSQIGMVSREPIVEKDMKQLPATYNFNELDQLAGKIAAKAINNNKFEISNGFYRQRIKPVLPKLAHSQKKWDYRFSPEYGDFQAALEQLAEKNVDVLFVIPPVNKRWSDYTGLSQDMLQQVARKLKYQLQEQGFTNIADFSTCSNERYFMADTIHLGWRGWLAVDRQVDEFMKQPASKKLAYQIDDRFYQTDWQQQNPLVLPQF from the coding sequence ATGTCTAGAAAAAAACGACTAATCAGAATCTTAGGTCCAGTGCTTTGTTCAGCGGTCTTGGTTGCAGTGTTCTTTTTTGCACCGTTCAGAATCAATTTAACTTCCGAAAAAACGTTGAAGGAAGCATCAACGTCAATGGCACCGAACGTTTTAAAAGGCAATGTGATTAAAAACAAAGCAGTGGCTTCTGGTAAATATGTTCCTTTTTTTGGCTCTTCTGAATTAAGTCGATTTAGTGCTTTCCACCCTAGTGTGCTCTCTGAAAAGTATCAACGGAACTACCGACCGTTTTTACTAGGAGAAGCGGGCACACAGTCATTAACCCAAGCAATGGTCATTCATTCGATGGGCGATGCGATTGCCAATAAGAAAGCGGTCTTTATTTTATCTCCGCAATGGTTTGTCAAAAAGGGTGTACCTAATGATAGTTTTGGTGCACACTATTCACAATTACAAACCTATCAATGGTTAGCTAATTTAACCGAATTAACCAGCGGTGACCAATATCTAGCACAACGTTTGACTAAATTTCCAGTTGTTCAAAAAGACAAAGTCTTAATGGAAACCTTGGCAAATCTGCAGGCAGGGCAACTTCCCCAACGCTCTCAACGAGATTATTTTATAATGAATCTCCGTTTCTTGAATCGTGAAGATGAATTGTTTAGCCAAATTGGCATGGTTAGCAGAGAACCAATTGTTGAAAAAGATATGAAACAATTACCTGCCACTTATAATTTTAATGAATTAGATCAGCTAGCTGGAAAAATTGCGGCAAAAGCCATTAATAATAATAAATTTGAAATTAGTAACGGTTTTTATCGCCAACGGATTAAACCAGTTTTACCGAAATTAGCTCATTCACAAAAGAAATGGGATTATCGTTTTTCTCCTGAATATGGTGATTTTCAAGCTGCGTTAGAACAGTTAGCAGAAAAAAATGTCGATGTTTTATTTGTAATCCCACCTGTTAACAAACGTTGGTCGGACTATACGGGCTTGTCACAAGATATGTTGCAACAAGTAGCACGCAAGCTGAAATATCAACTTCAAGAGCAAGGGTTTACTAACATTGCTGACTTCTCAACATGTAGTAATGAACGCTACTTTATGGCGGACACGATTCATTTAGGTTGGCGTGGTTGGCTCGCTGTTGATCGTCAAGTAGATGAATTTATGAAACAACCTGCGTCTAAAAAGTTAGCGTATCAAATTGATGATCGTTTTTATCAGACAGATTGGCAACAACAAAATCCATTGGTCTTACCTCAATTTTAA
- a CDS encoding MBL fold metallo-hydrolase gives MKLTVLGCLGAYPYKGEGTSSYLLESEGFHLLIDAGSTTLVRLENYLDPLKLDAVILSHYHHDHIADLGVLQYYRQLYPTLEPTPILPIYGHTQDQMHFKELTLPNVSEGKEYFEAEELAVGPFLITFMETIHPVTCYAMRIVEKATGKVFVFTGDSGYLASFEDFAKDADLFLADTYLFEGNERHHAHFTSREAGEIAKAAQVKQLMLTHLPQHGSLEQLREEAQNYAGTEIPVTLAQPDLTVEI, from the coding sequence ATGAAATTGACTGTCTTAGGCTGTTTAGGTGCTTATCCATACAAAGGAGAAGGAACGAGTTCCTATTTGTTAGAATCTGAAGGCTTTCATTTGCTTATTGATGCAGGCAGTACGACATTAGTGCGTTTAGAAAACTATCTAGATCCATTGAAATTAGATGCTGTCATTCTGTCGCATTACCATCATGACCATATCGCAGATTTAGGTGTTTTACAATATTATCGTCAGCTTTATCCAACGCTGGAACCGACGCCTATTTTGCCAATATATGGCCATACACAAGATCAAATGCATTTCAAAGAACTAACGCTTCCTAACGTTTCCGAAGGGAAAGAGTATTTTGAAGCAGAAGAGTTGGCAGTAGGACCATTTTTAATTACTTTCATGGAAACGATTCATCCTGTCACTTGTTACGCGATGCGGATTGTTGAAAAAGCGACCGGCAAAGTCTTTGTCTTTACAGGAGACTCTGGTTACTTAGCAAGTTTTGAAGACTTTGCAAAAGACGCTGATTTATTCTTAGCGGATACGTACTTATTTGAAGGTAATGAACGACATCATGCACATTTTACGTCAAGAGAAGCAGGTGAAATTGCCAAAGCAGCACAAGTCAAACAATTGATGTTGACCCATTTACCACAACATGGGTCATTGGAACAACTACGTGAAGAAGCGCAAAACTATGCTGGAACGGAAATTCCAGTGACATTAGCCCAACCAGATTTAACAGTTGAGATTTAA
- the ahpC gene encoding alkyl hydroperoxide reductase subunit C, with the protein MNLINQKIFDFECDAYHDGEFTRVSTEDILGKWSIFFFYPADFSFVCPTELGDMQEHYAHLQELNCEVYSVSEDSHYVHKAWADATETIGKIKYPMLADPNGQLARFFGVLDEASGMAYRASFIVSPEGEIKSYEINDMGIGRNAEELVRKLEASQFVAEHGDKVCPANWQPGEETIAPSLDLVGKI; encoded by the coding sequence ATGAATTTAATTAATCAAAAAATTTTTGACTTTGAATGTGATGCCTATCACGATGGTGAATTTACACGAGTATCAACAGAAGATATTTTAGGAAAATGGAGTATTTTCTTCTTTTATCCAGCTGATTTTTCTTTCGTGTGTCCTACGGAATTAGGGGATATGCAAGAGCATTATGCGCATTTACAGGAATTAAATTGTGAGGTTTACTCTGTTTCAGAAGATAGTCATTATGTGCATAAAGCATGGGCTGACGCTACAGAAACGATTGGAAAAATTAAATATCCAATGTTAGCCGATCCCAACGGTCAACTTGCTCGTTTCTTTGGCGTTTTAGATGAAGCTTCTGGAATGGCTTACCGTGCTTCATTTATTGTGAGTCCAGAAGGTGAGATCAAATCTTATGAAATCAACGACATGGGTATTGGTCGTAATGCTGAAGAACTTGTTCGTAAATTAGAAGCTTCTCAATTTGTAGCAGAACATGGTGATAAAGTTTGTCCAGCCAATTGGCAACCAGGAGAAGAAACAATTGCGCCAAGCTTAGATTTAGTTGGTAAAATTTAA
- a CDS encoding DUF975 family protein → MKSLVTNSQHRANARRALDGQWGIMAWLTFLGVVLQSFLTSIVQNLFSGENQVFQSSFAAVLLQIFVLFALSYALYYAALKVLRGEKVRVNILMSVFQGKYYGPLFVVNLLQKVLERVIGLLFLLPILFGAGTTLYFKLMFNTVTPEEIQTFFLNDFSFFLAFGVATILIFLIGLFVSGVFQFAVWLRFDNPELPIMMALKQALYLMKNRFWQYLCLQFSFIGWYIVGFLAIGIGLLWVIPYNYVALASFYQTALEEKGLAEE, encoded by the coding sequence ATGAAAAGTTTAGTAACAAATTCGCAACATCGTGCCAATGCTCGCAGAGCCCTTGATGGGCAATGGGGGATCATGGCTTGGTTAACTTTCTTAGGAGTGGTTTTACAGAGCTTTTTAACATCGATTGTGCAAAATTTATTTTCTGGTGAAAATCAAGTTTTTCAAAGTAGTTTTGCCGCAGTATTACTGCAAATTTTTGTTTTATTCGCGTTAAGTTATGCGCTATATTACGCAGCCTTGAAGGTGTTACGTGGTGAAAAGGTGCGGGTCAATATTTTAATGAGTGTTTTTCAAGGAAAATATTATGGTCCGCTATTTGTGGTCAACCTACTTCAAAAAGTACTTGAACGTGTAATTGGTTTGTTATTTTTGTTACCAATTTTATTTGGGGCAGGGACAACCTTGTATTTCAAATTGATGTTTAATACAGTTACACCAGAGGAAATTCAGACCTTTTTCTTAAATGATTTTTCCTTTTTCCTAGCGTTTGGTGTTGCCACTATCTTGATCTTTTTAATTGGTTTATTTGTGAGTGGCGTTTTTCAATTTGCTGTGTGGCTACGTTTTGATAATCCAGAACTGCCAATTATGATGGCGTTGAAACAGGCGTTATATTTAATGAAAAATCGTTTTTGGCAATATTTATGTTTACAATTTTCTTTTATTGGTTGGTATATTGTGGGCTTTTTAGCTATTGGTATCGGTCTATTATGGGTGATTCCTTATAACTATGTAGCGTTAGCTAGTTTTTATCAAACTGCCTTAGAAGAAAAAGGTTTAGCCGAAGAATAA